The Chitinophaga niabensis genome segment AGTCATATCGCTATCGAAAAAACCTTTTCTTGGTGATGCCAGTTTTAGCAATGCTCCCAGTGAATCCACTAATGGCGTCCAGTCAACCAGGTTGGCTGATGTTGCGGCATATACATGTCTTTCACCCCAGTACATGAAATACCGGCCATTCAGCTTAACAATAACCTGTTTATCTTTTTTAACCTGTGTTAAAATGGAGGCTGACTTTGTAGCTATGTTGAGGAACTTCCCATCATAGGCATCCTGGAATATCGGGCCATGTTTTGTCCAATGTTCCAGGTCTTTTGATGTGGCAACTCCCAGCCTGGGTACTTTTCTATTCCATTGCGTATATAACATTACATAAGTACCATCTTCTGTTACGGCTATACGAGGGTCCTCACAGCCTCCCGGCCATTCATACTCCTTCTGATCATCGTCAGCAGGGTAAAGAACCGGTTCCGTTTTGCGGGTGAAATGCATACCATCCGGGCTAATGGCATAACCCAGCCTTGAGGTACGGTGCCCTATTTTTACCCCGGTCTTGTCTTCAGCCCGGTAGAGGACAACGATCCTGCCATCTTTGACTGCTGCGCCCGGGTTAAAGGTATCATTGCTCTCCCAATGAATTTTGGCATTGGTCATTGGGTCCGTAAATGTTGCATTGGTATCTACTGAAATTACAGGATTTACGTTGTTGGGCCTTACAAAGCCGCCCAACGCCCAATCCGGAAGAATATTTTTATTTTGTGCAGTTGTATTTGTGCCGATCAATACCAGGCTTAACAGGAGAAAATACTTCATGATCCTAAACCGGTTTAAAAATGATACAGGAATACCACATCACCTGTGTAAGCCGGTTTGGCCTTGCCTTTAATGCTGAGTGTAGCACCAATGATCACTTTCGTTACACCTCTGAGATTAACTATAGAATTGAGCTTCGCTTTCAATTGAACTTCGTCGTTCACAAGCACGGGCTGGCCAAACTTAAATTGCTCTATACCGTAGTTAATTTCCATTTTAACATTGCGGATGTCTGCAATCTGCTTCCATAAATAAGGAATTAACGCCAACGTCAAATAGCCGTGGGCAATGGTAGATCCGAAAGGGCCTTCATTTTTTGCTCTTTCTTCATCTGTATGGATCCATTGATGATCAAGCGTTGCATCCGCAAACTTATTGATCTGTGCCTGATCTATTGTATGCCATTCAGAACTACCTATTTCTTTACCCTCGAATGCCTGATATTCTGCGAAACTATTGACAATTACCATACTCTTTATTTGTTTATTATTACCTGGTGATTAATGTGTGGCCCCAAGATACATGAATTTATAACCTACTCCTATTTCTTCTCTCCTACCAGTTTTTTTAACTGCGTGCGCAGGTCCGCCACATTTTTAGCCTGTAACGGTTCCGCAGCCAGGTTAACGGTTCCCTCATCGTTATATAATTCCGTAGCTATTAATGCCTGGGTCTTAAAATCATACCATTCTGTAAACCGGTACCGGCCGGTGCGCAGGGAATACCCCATAGCGGCTATACGGGATTCATCGGACAATGCTGCGTAAGGCCTGATGAACTGGCTGAGCGCATAGTTTTTTACAGCGGCACGGGCATTTGTTAATACCGGCACCAGGCTTTTACCAGCCAATCCATTGGGTACCGGAAGACCACACAAGGCTGTTAGCGTAGGATACAGGTCTACCAGTTCGGTGAGTACTGAAGTATGCCCTGCTTTGGCCACAGTGCCCGGGGCATTAATGATCAGGGGAACGCGGGTAGCATTTTCGAAGTTGGTGGCTTTGGCCCACATGCCCTGCTCTCCCAGGTGAAACCCATGGTCTGATAACAGCACTACGATAGTATTACTGGTGAGGCCATGGCTGTCCAATGCCGCAAGCAACTTACCAATCTGTGCATCCGTATAGCTTACCGCAGCATAGTAGCCCTGCAGGAGTTCTTTTACTTTTTCCCCGGGAATAGCTCCCTGCTCCGGGATATCCGTATAGCCCCGGAGTTCCTGTGATTGATGGAAGGCAATAGCCGGCGCATTACGGGGAACTGTTGTATCAGGCAAGGGCAGTGATCTGCCATCAAACTGTTGCCAGTAGCGATCGGGTGCAGTGAAGGGAAGATGTGGTCTGCGAAATCCCACCGCCAGGAAGAATGGTTTATCTTTCAAACGGCTGAGCAGGTCAATAGCAGCTTCGGCCACCTTCCCATCAATATACCCGGTATCTTCCACGGCTGCCCTTTCGGTAGCGGCAGCTTTTGATCTGCCGGCATTTTCAGTCAATACATATTTAGTGCCCGGTCCATTTCCGGTAACGCCTAACAAAGCAGGCCAGGACCATGAAGCAGGGTCATGGTGGGCCGGCGGATCGTGATAGATCTTTCCCGCCGCCGCCGTGGTATAACCGTTGTTCTTAAAGTATTGTGGTAAGGTGATGATCGTGGGATGCAAAGGGCGGAAAGGTTGTGAAAGGCCCCATATCTTCAGTTGGTCAGGACGCCTGCCGGTCATGAAGGACGCGCGGGAAGGAGCGCAAACTGCTTCCTGGCAATACGCCCTGTCGAATACTCTTCCATTGGCGGCCAGCCGGTCGATATTCGGGGTACGGGCATTGGTATCACCATAACAACCGAGTACCGGCTTCAGGTCATCTACAATGATAAAGAGTACATTCTTTTTACCGGCCTGCTGTGCTGCGGCGGATTCATTGAACAAGCAAGCTGCCAGCATCCAACAGATAAGAAATCTCATGCCTAAAAATAGCAGGATAATATTAAAAACACCAATCTTTATGTCCGTTACTGCAAGCGTGCGTTGAAGAACGCAGCTGATTCACCGATAACCAGCTCCCATTTACCCGCCTGCGAAAACCCATGATCGGCTCCCGCAACCTCTACCCATTTATTCGGCACACCTTTATCATTGAGGATATTAGTAAACTGCTGGTACTCGGCTTTGCTACCATCCGGAAGATCGCCTACCGCGTTTGATTCGGGGCGTATATTGATGGTTGCCTTGCCCCGTCCCTGGTAAGCTACCCATAGTGGGCTGGCTGCCATATACGCCAGCACATTAGCCTGCACAGGCTCCGCTCCTACCGCCCTGTAGATCACTTCACGGATCCTTGGGTCCAGCGCCTGCACCTCCGCCTCATTCTGAAATGCGAAATTAGTGGCGCCTGCCCAGTTGCCCGCAACTTTAACACGGCTACCTGTATTCTTATCCCCATAGGCATAAAGCAGTGCTAATGTACCACCCGCACTATGCCCTGCAATAGCCCATTTATCAGCGCTTATACCCCATTCGCCGGATTTGGATACCGCCAGGTTAACCGCCGCCTGAATGTCATTCAGCTGGTCTGCTATCTTTACCGGGCTGGGTTTATGTACAATAGGATCACTGAGTACACCGTCTACATTCACCAGGCGATAGTTTACATTAAGCACAGCAAATCCTTTGGCTGAAAATTGTTGCGCATGTGCAGAAAATTCTGATTTATCGCCAGCCACAAATCCCCCACCATGTAGCATTACCACCACGGGCGTTTGTTCATTTCTGCCTTCAGGAAGATATACATCCATCTTTTGTTTCGCATCATCACCAAAGGTAACATCCGTGATAACCCTTGCTGCTGCAGAACTTTCTTTGTCCTTCTTACAGGAAAAAAGCAGGAAGCAGGTACTTATAAAGAGATAAGCAACAGACTGTTTCATGTGGTATTTTTATAAATAAAACAAAAACTGTTCCCATTTGCTGCTATATCCGGAATTGTTTAATTCATTACCTTTCATATATTTTAACCCAAACCGAGCGAATGAATAAAAGGGCATTGCTTATCATGTGGATGCTGATGATCATTTTTTCCGGCCTGGCACAAAACCCGGGAACCTTTGTCGGCTACGGAACACTTCCTGTTAAAACACCCGATTCATTACTGCAACAGTTGAAACATGCCGGCAATATAAAAGAGAAAATGCGGGCAGCGCAACCGCTATTAGCCTTTCATGCCTCCCATGGCACTACAGATTCCGTTATTTTTTATGCACAGCAGCTGATCGCCGAAGCAAACGAAAACCCTGACAAGGCCACCCTGTACAACATGCTGGCAAAGGCCTACCAGGACAAAGGATTATACGAGGAAGCTTTGCGTTTTTACCTGGAAGGCATCAGGATAACAGAAACACTGGGCGATACGGCCAGCTTTAACGACAATAAACTGGGCATAGCTAATGTGTATTTCGCCCGTAATGAATACAACAAAGCTATTACAGCCTACAACGAATTACTGGCCACCACCCTGGATGAACAAATAAAACATATCGTATACAGGCAGCTCAGCCAAATCCACTTAGAACGAAA includes the following:
- a CDS encoding glycoside hydrolase family 130 protein, with product MKYFLLLSLVLIGTNTTAQNKNILPDWALGGFVRPNNVNPVISVDTNATFTDPMTNAKIHWESNDTFNPGAAVKDGRIVVLYRAEDKTGVKIGHRTSRLGYAISPDGMHFTRKTEPVLYPADDDQKEYEWPGGCEDPRIAVTEDGTYVMLYTQWNRKVPRLGVATSKDLEHWTKHGPIFQDAYDGKFLNIATKSASILTQVKKDKQVIVKLNGRYFMYWGERHVYAATSANLVDWTPLVDSLGALLKLASPRKGFFDSDMTECGPPAVMTKDGIVLLYNGRNNSGDRGDKRFNGGAYCAGQMLFDKKDPTKLLARLDVPFFRPMEPFEKSGQYQDGTVFIEGMAWFKGKWFLYYGCADSRVGVAIYNPAKPADADPISDLKH
- a CDS encoding MaoC family dehydratase, which encodes MVIVNSFAEYQAFEGKEIGSSEWHTIDQAQINKFADATLDHQWIHTDEERAKNEGPFGSTIAHGYLTLALIPYLWKQIADIRNVKMEINYGIEQFKFGQPVLVNDEVQLKAKLNSIVNLRGVTKVIIGATLSIKGKAKPAYTGDVVFLYHF
- a CDS encoding sulfatase, with amino-acid sequence MRFLICWMLAACLFNESAAAQQAGKKNVLFIIVDDLKPVLGCYGDTNARTPNIDRLAANGRVFDRAYCQEAVCAPSRASFMTGRRPDQLKIWGLSQPFRPLHPTIITLPQYFKNNGYTTAAAGKIYHDPPAHHDPASWSWPALLGVTGNGPGTKYVLTENAGRSKAAATERAAVEDTGYIDGKVAEAAIDLLSRLKDKPFFLAVGFRRPHLPFTAPDRYWQQFDGRSLPLPDTTVPRNAPAIAFHQSQELRGYTDIPEQGAIPGEKVKELLQGYYAAVSYTDAQIGKLLAALDSHGLTSNTIVVLLSDHGFHLGEQGMWAKATNFENATRVPLIINAPGTVAKAGHTSVLTELVDLYPTLTALCGLPVPNGLAGKSLVPVLTNARAAVKNYALSQFIRPYAALSDESRIAAMGYSLRTGRYRFTEWYDFKTQALIATELYNDEGTVNLAAEPLQAKNVADLRTQLKKLVGEKK
- a CDS encoding alpha/beta hydrolase, coding for MKQSVAYLFISTCFLLFSCKKDKESSAAARVITDVTFGDDAKQKMDVYLPEGRNEQTPVVVMLHGGGFVAGDKSEFSAHAQQFSAKGFAVLNVNYRLVNVDGVLSDPIVHKPSPVKIADQLNDIQAAVNLAVSKSGEWGISADKWAIAGHSAGGTLALLYAYGDKNTGSRVKVAGNWAGATNFAFQNEAEVQALDPRIREVIYRAVGAEPVQANVLAYMAASPLWVAYQGRGKATINIRPESNAVGDLPDGSKAEYQQFTNILNDKGVPNKWVEVAGADHGFSQAGKWELVIGESAAFFNARLQ